The Primulina eburnea isolate SZY01 unplaced genomic scaffold, ASM2296580v1 ctg739_ERROPOS11973397, whole genome shotgun sequence sequence CCAAAATGCCCCAGGTTTTCGAAAGAAACTATTTCACGACCTCATGTTTATAATGCCCGAGAACGAGTCAATTAACTGTCCGGCCAAGCAGCTCAGATCATCATTCAGAGTTCGTATGAAGGTATGCACGACGTCGCATTCTTTGGCCGTGGAATGCAACCCATACCAAGTGAGGAATTTCAATCTGAAAGTCCCCGAGATATGGCCCTCGATTTCCAGTTTACGGACGACCTTCACCACGTCTTGGAGGTCATCAGCCACGAACGAAGGCCCATTCTGAAAATTGGATACATCATCAACATCGTTAATTGACATGAGTTCAGGAGGGACAACATTCAGGTCAGGCAAAGAAGAGATGAGGTCGAGCTTATGTGCAGCCTGGAGGGACTTCTCTTTCGGTGAAATTTCAACAGTGGGATCCTTGCAACTGCCACTGCCTTTGTCGGCATCCACACCAGAGGCACCCGCCACAAATTCTTGCTCTTGATTAGAAGCTACTTTATTGTTGTTGAACAAATTCTGACGGATGGATTTAAAGTCCCGAAATGCAGAAGGTTTGGAAACCGCTAACTTCATAGCTGGAAGCATTTGGACAGGGTAGTCCATTCTTTTTTGTTGTTTGGCTACATTCTTATCCCTTGTATCTGAAGATGATCTCTTGGGCGCTTCGTTCTTGGACGATTCCTTGCTGGACTGAGGAAATTCAGCCATTTGACACTCTTGAGTACAATTCTGGCACATAAAGAAACAATTATGCACATAATGCAACAAAAATAAAAGCTTGAATAAATCAGCTCGCATCAACTAAATGCACATGATTGCTTATTTCTGCTTCGATAACTACTAATTCCACAAAAAACTTGGTGCCTGCTTGGGTTTTTACAAGAACTTGGGATTTTATTTCCAGATTTTCTATATCAGTAATTTTCATCAAACTACTATCTATTTTTCATAAAACCTTTGAACTTTACTAGAATATTAGGCAGCAAACAACCATTTTATCATCACTTTTCAGTTCCTAACACAAGCTCATAAATTGCAGAAAACAGCCGCTAGTTGGTACGTTATTCAGAATGTCAATAGATGTCACCTGGCCTACACTACATCTGCATGATAGCATACTATTATTGGCCCAGATTCACTAATCAAATTTCATATAGCAACATTGAATTCACCAACAGTGAAAATTTTTGCTAAATAAATTCCTATAGGATCATCcatcatattaaaatatatatatatatatatgcgccACAACGTAAAATGCCATTAGTCCATGGTGAGTCGGTGACACGTTCATGCAACTAATAAGGCACCAGGACAATAAAACATTGATATTTTCCCAGTAATCCATTCATTTCTCGGACATCTTGTCAAAATAAATCATAGACAAATATTCAGGAATGTCACAATCGCAAAGGCATGACTCTCGAAATGACGTATAAGGAGAGAACTTATATTTTAGTGGAAGAGGGATGTATATCCATTGCCCGAGTCATTTAAACAGATCTGTTTCACAATTACCAAAAGCaactaaacataaataaaatctTAATAACATTGGCAAGCAATTCAACCCAGACACTTGCTTGAAGGAAAAAAGATCTGACACACCATTGCACACTTTTCTCAATACATGTAAATTAATTCAGTGGCTTTTCTTCAAAAATGGAATTGAATCGAGATACTTTACTTGCTAACATATCACATATACAAGTGTATTTCACTCAATTGGGCTTCAATTTTTCGAATAACATAGCATATGAAACCTTAAAAAAACAATACTGCTCCATTCGCATAATATGTTTCTTATGGTGTCTATAGATCATATCAATTTAATAACATAAAGAATATATCATATACATATAGATGCGAGCACACACACATAAAATTACTATCGCCGACAAAACTAAACCACAAATTGGAACATAAGAAATTGATTCTAGTTTTAATCTCTTATCTAGTACGaacaaataataatttttttacacaAGAAATAGCCAGTACATCTTACCCCTAAAAAGGATGGTTTGGATCACAAACGCCCTTCCTTCgtttttgaatgaaaaaaaatGGAGATATGTGAACCAGAGAACAGAGTAAATAagaaaaaacttttaaaatgttATAATATAACGTTGACAAAATCTGTGAAAGATTACACAAATTTAGCCCATTAGACAGGATCCAATTCATATGTGTTTTTGGttccaaaaaataattaatgtgATGTTTATCTTAAATTGATTTCACACTCACCGGCACAAAGAGGGGATTTCCCCTTCAAAGGTAGCCTTCACTAACACAAGAAGGAATAAATTCGTGGAAAATTAAGGATTACAAAAGAAAATCGacataaaaggaaaaaaaaccaTAACCATACGTGGATTTACTGATTTTACAATAGcatcaacaaaaataaataaatattaattacaAGTAACATGTCTCGAAGAATAATGTAGGATTACAAAGCCTACCATGCTTGCATCAGTAGATAATACTGTCTCTAGGCCAAAACATGGCTATCAATAACCCAATCCAAATTGAGTAAAGCATATCAGTTGTTAAAATTCCCTTTATATTCAATTCACAAAGTTACATGTGAGTAAAGCTTATGCAAAAATTAGAGCACAAATATTTCTGGACCAAATTGAGGAAAAAGAGGACAGAAATGGAGAAAATGTTCCATAATCCACCACTGAATTACCATTTCATCTAAATGCTTAAAAAACTAGAATTTTCAATCCTCGTGTCTTGCAAAATTCATTAAAAGTTGGATGTTTTAAAGATTAGTTTGGCCAACCATCAAGTTAAATATCATTCTATTAACTTCGACCTTCGTCAGTCTTTTTATTACGTTCAAACACATAGAATAAAGAGAAAAAGGTCCCATTACTTTTCTTCGCACAAACTAGTAATCTAATGCACTGGATGAACTCCAAAAGTTCAATTTATCAAGTCTAGGTTAGTATTATTTTGTTTATCTTTAAATTCACCTTTCAATTTTTCGGCACATAAATCCAAAAGCATAAAGTTGGCGCCCTTTATTCAGAAACATGCATAATAATTGACATGATATAGCATGGCAGTCTAAGCGGCTTAATTTATTGAAGCTATCATAGATTCATAATCAACAATAATGTTTCATTGGCACATGACCAACCAGGAGTTCTTGCTAGTGGTGCATGTGTGCTTTACTATCATGTAAAAAACAATTGATCTAGCTATTATCATTAACTTCGCATACCTTCATGGAATCTTAATTGAAGTAGCATGAAAAGAAAAGCCGCGTTGCAGTGGACAAACTGTCACATCTGCGCGAACAGTGATAACTGAAATCAAGACATAAACAAGAGAAAAAAAACAATAGAAAGAGAGAAACATACAAGATGCGAATTGCATTCCCATCTCCGATTGAATAAATAGACCAATACGGACTTGATAACACCAAAAGAAGCCATGGAATGGCATAGATATCACATCATGTTCATAAAAAGTTTGTATCTCATGCTCGGATGATATTTGCAGACCAAAATAACAAGGTACAAAACATGTCTAGTTCAACGCTTCACACAGAATTACATTGCCTTTGCATTCAATGAAGAATAGATGATCGTGTGGCATTGTGCATGAAAAGGTAAGGAAAACCCATTTTCAGAAATAAACTGCCAAAATATCAGTTGAAATATATACCGAAAGTCCGAAATTGACTCACAAGTTACCCAGTTCTGAATGCCATGGACTCCAATGAGACCTGTGACGAAAAATCAACCACTGGATATCATGGGAATCAAGTAGCTGACTTTTTTACCCTGTTTCACTTTAAAATACTGTTGCTTTTTCATCTTCTTTCAATAAAACCCTGAGAAGTTCAAGAATCACCTTGTCATAGATTTCCTTGTATTAATAAACCCCTCACTTGATTAGCATATTTATCACATAGAAATCTTCTGGCTCCGAGCACTTTGATTTCCAGGGTGCCTACAAGTTTCAAGCTGTAATTCATATCATATTATCAATGGAAAATGAGGAAGTGCAATCAGGAAAAACGTTCAGCTTATCCTTCAAATAAACAACATATTAATTAAACTTTTGGATGTTGATCAACAATGGAAGCAGTGCTCATTCATTGCAAAGATATATTCAGCTTCATAAAAGCCCCTAGTCTCATTGATGCTGCATGTCAAAAACATTTTAATGTATTTTCAGCTTAGCTAAAACCTTTTATCGTTTTCCATAAAAAAACTATTATCTTTTTATTTCCAAAATTGAACCcaaaaaatttttatttccaaAATTGAACTCCCAAAAAATTATAACCTTTTATCCACAATTTTTAGTGCTATATCCTACTGTGCTCTTTGGACGCATAATGGTCTTCTTGTAAAGTGATCACCCATCTGCTTTTAGTGAAACTTTGCGTCAAAGAAAAACACATTCATTTTGCTGACAAATGAATGGTGATGCACAATTATATCAATCCACAGGGTAAATATACTGGAGATTCACATTCCCTAAAAAATGATGcaataaacttaaaacatgAAATGTTTGAAAGTTTGATACAAAAGAAGGAAAGAACAAACCATACTAGTAAGTCAATGATGAATGAAAACACAAAACAAAATGGGTTTAAGTTCGTGCATAAAAGTAAAGAGGAAACCATGAATTAGGTTTTAGGCTGGAAGTCCGAGATGACAGTCATGTAAAACTACCTTAAGCTCTACACCAAAGATTTTTAGGTAAAGTCCACCAATTCATATTTCAGCCTCGGAAATTAACATTGTTACCTCTAAGACTCCCGATTCCCACAATACACCATTTTGAGCATCTTTCATCAGTATTTCAAAGAATGGACCTTTGGTACATGGACCGGACTTTAATTGGCATGTAATGTGAGTACAGGTAATATGCGCTCGGCGACCAAATAATAGCTCTCGGCCAGCCAAAGGCCATCCCAAAAGCTTAGTTGATTATCTAAGAGAAGATCTTAGGTTTAGCTGCCACCCAACAGTAacagaagtgtgaagtaaaaGGATCGAGGCAAGTTTAGTCCCCTCCATTGAAGAAGATGATACcatttgtttaaaattttgacATCTAAAGTTCTCACCATGGATTATCATATATGCAGTGTGAGTTACCAAATATTTTCTTCACTGAAATTTACAAGACGGAAAATCGAATGAAACAATCAATTGACACTTCAATGGAGGTACCGATGTAATAAACTTTGCAAATTAAACCAAAAGGACatataattaaaaaacaaaaaatgaaaAGCATGAGCATCATGAAGCAGCATGTGTATAGGGATGGACTGAATCCGTGGCGGCTAAAAAAGAGGACCGGTCTGACACAGCCATCGTAAATTTCATTATTTCGTCGATAGAACTGCCACCAACTGATTGTTGGTGCTTGGGGAAAGTGGACAGAGCTGCGTGTATAGTAATtactttatttttaattgataatTGTGGGTGAATTGATAAATATTTGAATCTGTTTTATTACAAATTACAAACCATTAACGTGTCATATATGTGTACATCGTTTCAATTTTTCTAATAATTATCATATCTTGTATACATATCGTATTTGTGTTCCAAATATCCATAACGGTGCATCAATTAATCTTTGATCAAAATATATGcactttaaatttaatattaagatgACATATCTGTCAAGTTATCATTcatcataatttaaataaataaacgaaATAAAGATCGAGCATTGAAGTAGCCTATCGAAATGTGATGTGTCTACACAGGTTTCCACCTCGTACTTTTTAGGGTCTCTTGAGAGAGCAACAATATAGTGATTTAGATGTAGATAAACTTCT is a genomic window containing:
- the LOC140821967 gene encoding uncharacterized protein isoform X2, which codes for MAEFPQSSKESSKNEAPKRSSSDTRDKNVAKQQKRMDYPVQMLPAMKLAVSKPSAFRDFKSIRQNLFNNNKVASNQEQEFVAGASGVDADKGSGSCKDPTVEISPKEKSLQAAHKLDLISSLPDLNVVPPELMSINDVDDVSNFQNGPSFVADDLQDVVKVVRKLEIEGHISGTFRLKFLTWYGLHSTAKECDVVHTFIRTLNDDLSCLAGQLIDSFSGIINMRS
- the LOC140821967 gene encoding uncharacterized protein isoform X1; this translates as MKNCTQECQMAEFPQSSKESSKNEAPKRSSSDTRDKNVAKQQKRMDYPVQMLPAMKLAVSKPSAFRDFKSIRQNLFNNNKVASNQEQEFVAGASGVDADKGSGSCKDPTVEISPKEKSLQAAHKLDLISSLPDLNVVPPELMSINDVDDVSNFQNGPSFVADDLQDVVKVVRKLEIEGHISGTFRLKFLTWYGLHSTAKECDVVHTFIRTLNDDLSCLAGQLIDSFSGIINMRS